The Thermococcus sp. 21S7 genome has a window encoding:
- the rfbD gene encoding dTDP-4-dehydrorhamnose reductase, protein MRVAVIGANGQLGSDLVRAFGENAVPLTHRDLDVTDIESLDILKELRPDVIINTAAYHKTDECEENPEKTFLVNSVGARNVATVAKDINAINVYISTDYVFDGEKGRPYTEDDVPNPINVYGVSKYAGELLTRYIHGEHYVIRVSSLFGIAGASGKGGNFVETMIKLAKSGRELNVVNDVIMSPTYTKDAALAIKAILENGLPYGTYHVTNGGFCSWYEFAKAIFEITGIGANLNPITSDEFPTKAKRPKFSALSVEKLKSHGINMRPWRNALEDYLREKGHIQ, encoded by the coding sequence ATGAGGGTAGCGGTAATCGGGGCAAATGGTCAGCTTGGGAGTGATTTAGTTAGGGCCTTTGGAGAGAATGCAGTACCCCTGACCCACAGGGATCTGGATGTCACGGACATTGAGAGTTTGGACATCTTAAAGGAACTCCGGCCCGATGTGATCATCAACACGGCGGCGTATCACAAAACCGATGAATGTGAAGAAAACCCCGAAAAGACTTTCCTTGTTAATTCGGTTGGTGCTAGAAACGTGGCCACGGTAGCCAAGGATATCAACGCAATCAACGTGTATATCAGCACTGACTACGTCTTCGACGGGGAGAAGGGTAGGCCATACACGGAGGATGACGTTCCGAACCCGATAAACGTCTATGGTGTGAGCAAGTATGCGGGGGAACTTTTGACGAGGTACATACACGGCGAGCATTACGTTATTAGGGTTTCCAGTCTGTTTGGAATCGCCGGCGCGAGCGGTAAGGGCGGGAACTTCGTGGAGACCATGATAAAGCTTGCAAAATCCGGGAGAGAACTAAACGTGGTGAATGACGTCATCATGTCCCCTACATACACGAAAGATGCCGCGTTGGCCATAAAGGCTATACTGGAGAACGGATTGCCCTACGGAACATACCACGTGACCAACGGGGGATTCTGCAGTTGGTACGAATTTGCGAAAGCAATCTTTGAAATAACCGGCATCGGGGCAAATCTGAACCCGATAACTTCTGACGAGTTTCCAACGAAGGCGAAACGGCCAAAGTTCTCAGCGCTGAGCGTTGAAAAGTTGAAATCCCACGGGATTAACATGAGACCGTGGAGGAATGCACTTGAGGACTATCTGAGGGAAAAGGGCCATATACAATAA
- the rfbC gene encoding dTDP-4-dehydrorhamnose 3,5-epimerase, translated as MPFEFRRLEIPDVILIKPKVFGDERGFFMETYKKSDFEKAGITGEFIQDNHSRSKYGVLRGLHFQKGQYAQAKIVRCVRGVIYDVAVDLRKDSPTFGKYVGVILSEFNKYQLYIPRGFAHGFAVLSDVAEVAYKVDNVYAPDQEGGLLWNDPDVGIKWPVEEPILSEKDKKWPTLKELIQRGELF; from the coding sequence ATGCCGTTTGAGTTTAGACGGTTGGAGATACCCGATGTAATATTGATAAAACCCAAGGTGTTTGGGGATGAGCGTGGCTTCTTTATGGAAACCTACAAAAAATCGGACTTTGAAAAGGCGGGGATAACGGGGGAATTCATCCAGGATAACCATTCCAGGTCTAAGTATGGGGTTCTCAGAGGATTACACTTCCAGAAGGGGCAGTATGCCCAGGCGAAGATTGTGAGATGTGTACGCGGGGTAATATACGATGTTGCGGTGGATTTAAGAAAGGATTCACCAACCTTTGGAAAATATGTTGGGGTTATCCTATCAGAGTTCAACAAGTATCAACTTTACATTCCCAGGGGTTTTGCCCATGGGTTCGCGGTGTTGAGCGATGTTGCCGAGGTTGCCTATAAGGTTGACAACGTCTATGCGCCGGATCAGGAGGGCGGACTGCTCTGGAACGATCCAGACGTGGGAATTAAGTGGCCCGTTGAGGAGCCAATCCTCTCAGAAAAGGACAAAAAATGGCCAACCCTAAAGGAGCTGATCCAGAGGGGAGAATTGTTTTAA
- a CDS encoding Ldh family oxidoreductase — MFEKGHVDESYVRIPKDELFSFVVNVLTKLGVPKNDAEIVADNLVMADLRGIESHGVQRLKRYVDGILSGGINLHPNIRIVREGLSYALIDGDEGLGQVVGYNAMKLAIEKAKDSGVGVVAVRNSNHYGIAGYYALMAAEEGMIGISMTNSRPLVAPTGGVERFLGTNPIALAAPTNGKPFLLDMATSVVPIGKLEVYRRKGKPIPEGWAIDGDGNVTTDVERVFAGGALLPLGGFGELFGGHKGYGLSVMVDILAGILSGGTWSRHVKNTSEKHSEVDHFFMAINIEAFVPLQEFRENMGAMIEELKSSRKHEDFEKIWIHGEKGFLTMETRLKVGIPIYRKVMEELNGIAERVGVEKLKSDGERE, encoded by the coding sequence ATGTTTGAAAAAGGCCACGTCGATGAAAGTTATGTAAGGATTCCTAAAGATGAACTCTTCTCCTTTGTCGTGAATGTTCTTACAAAGCTTGGGGTTCCTAAGAATGATGCGGAAATAGTTGCTGACAACTTGGTCATGGCTGACCTGAGGGGAATCGAAAGTCACGGCGTTCAGAGGCTCAAACGCTACGTTGATGGAATCCTGAGCGGGGGGATAAACCTCCATCCAAATATTAGAATCGTTAGGGAAGGACTCTCATATGCTCTAATTGACGGTGATGAAGGCCTGGGACAAGTCGTGGGTTATAACGCTATGAAGCTGGCTATTGAAAAGGCTAAAGACAGTGGTGTCGGGGTCGTGGCGGTAAGGAACAGCAATCACTATGGTATCGCGGGGTATTACGCCCTGATGGCCGCCGAGGAGGGCATGATTGGAATCAGCATGACTAATTCTCGTCCCTTAGTTGCCCCAACTGGAGGGGTGGAGCGGTTTCTGGGAACGAACCCCATTGCTCTAGCCGCTCCGACCAACGGTAAACCGTTCTTACTTGACATGGCAACCAGTGTCGTTCCAATTGGAAAGCTCGAAGTGTATCGGAGGAAGGGAAAGCCGATTCCAGAAGGCTGGGCCATTGATGGCGATGGCAATGTAACAACGGATGTTGAAAGGGTTTTTGCTGGTGGTGCTCTACTGCCGTTGGGGGGCTTTGGGGAGCTTTTCGGTGGGCATAAGGGTTATGGGCTGAGTGTTATGGTTGATATTTTGGCGGGGATTTTAAGTGGCGGAACATGGAGCAGACACGTGAAGAATACAAGCGAAAAGCACAGTGAGGTTGACCACTTTTTTATGGCTATTAACATTGAGGCCTTTGTCCCGCTCCAGGAGTTCAGGGAGAATATGGGTGCAATGATTGAAGAGCTGAAAAGTTCAAGGAAGCACGAGGATTTTGAGAAGATTTGGATCCATGGAGAAAAGGGCTTTCTCACGATGGAAACCCGCTTAAAGGTTGGTATCCCCATTTACAGGAAAGTCATGGAAGAGTTGAATGGGATAGCTGAAAGGGTTGGGGTGGAAAAATTAAAATCCGACGGGGAACGTGAGTGA
- a CDS encoding SDR family oxidoreductase, whose translation MRVLVTGGAGYIGSVMVPMLLEDGYEVIVLDRFFFGRETLRDVEGHPGLTLVKDDIRWFDPSIMRGVDAVIDLAALSNDPSGELDPERTMEINYKGRVRVAQLAKKYGVEKYIFASTCSVYGFQDGIVNEDSPTNPLTTYAKSAVLAERDIMPLRDNKFSATFLRQATVYGLSPRMRFDLVINAMVLYLWKDGKLRIMRDGTQWRPFVHVRDTSRAFIKVLESDSELVNGRIFNVGSNEQNYQIFPLAQMLADALGMELQYEWYGDPDKRSYRVDFSKINEVLGFKPKYTPKDAAKEIYSALEDGKIKDDIKTRTVQWYKYLLEAHKIIREVELNGRIL comes from the coding sequence ATGCGAGTGCTGGTTACGGGAGGTGCAGGTTATATCGGTTCCGTTATGGTGCCGATGCTTTTGGAAGATGGGTACGAAGTCATTGTCCTTGACAGGTTTTTCTTTGGCAGGGAGACGCTAAGGGATGTTGAGGGGCATCCGGGATTGACCTTGGTCAAAGATGACATACGGTGGTTTGATCCCTCTATCATGAGGGGTGTAGACGCCGTCATTGACCTTGCAGCGCTGTCGAATGACCCTTCTGGGGAGCTTGATCCGGAGAGGACAATGGAAATAAACTACAAGGGTAGGGTGAGAGTTGCGCAGCTGGCTAAAAAATATGGGGTGGAGAAGTATATCTTTGCTTCAACCTGCAGTGTCTACGGATTTCAGGATGGAATTGTGAACGAGGATTCACCAACAAACCCGCTGACAACTTATGCGAAATCGGCAGTTTTGGCGGAGCGGGATATTATGCCCCTGAGGGATAACAAATTCAGCGCAACTTTCCTGAGACAGGCCACTGTGTACGGACTTTCCCCCAGGATGCGTTTTGATTTGGTGATAAATGCCATGGTTCTGTATCTCTGGAAGGATGGAAAACTGAGAATAATGCGGGATGGAACCCAGTGGAGACCCTTTGTCCACGTTCGGGATACCTCCAGAGCGTTCATTAAGGTTCTTGAGTCTGATAGCGAACTGGTTAACGGGCGGATATTCAATGTTGGGAGCAATGAACAGAACTATCAGATATTCCCGTTAGCTCAAATGCTGGCTGATGCACTCGGCATGGAACTGCAGTATGAGTGGTACGGGGATCCGGACAAGAGGTCATACAGGGTTGATTTCTCGAAAATAAATGAAGTTCTTGGATTTAAACCAAAATATACTCCAAAAGATGCCGCAAAGGAGATTTACAGTGCATTGGAGGACGGAAAAATCAAGGATGATATAAAGACCAGAACGGTTCAGTGGTATAAGTATCTACTGGAAGCGCACAAAATCATCCGGGAAGTGGAGCTGAACGGTAGAATCCTGTGA
- a CDS encoding glucose-1-phosphate thymidylyltransferase, protein MKALILSGGHGTRLRPLTYSQQKQLIPVANKPVLFYAIEDVIEAGIHEIGIIVGPNAEQVKETVLSEDWDADIEFIYQGDPKGLAHAILVARDYLGDDDFVMYLGDNILREGIVEHLRHFKDGDFDASILLQEVPNPQQFGVAELSEDGKTIKRLVEKPKVPPSNLALVGIYFFKPVIHEAVRNIKPSWRNELEITDAIQWLIDNGYRVGWTKVTGWWKDTGKPGDLLDANRLILDDIQTEIQVETKARIHGRVVIEKGTEIDEKTVIKGPVVIGKNVVIRNSYIGPYTSIGDNVVIENTEVEDSIILPDSEIRDAGRIVESLIGRGAKILRGSSHPSGRKFVLGDMSRVLL, encoded by the coding sequence ATGAAGGCCCTTATTCTCTCCGGCGGCCATGGGACGAGGCTGAGACCCCTCACTTATTCCCAGCAGAAGCAATTGATTCCCGTTGCCAACAAGCCAGTGCTTTTCTACGCGATTGAAGACGTAATTGAAGCAGGTATTCATGAGATTGGCATAATAGTTGGTCCGAACGCCGAGCAGGTCAAGGAAACTGTGCTAAGTGAGGATTGGGACGCAGACATAGAGTTTATTTATCAGGGCGACCCGAAGGGGCTGGCCCACGCGATACTTGTTGCCAGGGACTACCTCGGCGATGATGATTTCGTCATGTACTTGGGTGACAACATCCTCAGGGAGGGTATTGTTGAGCATCTAAGGCACTTCAAAGATGGGGACTTTGACGCCAGCATACTCCTTCAGGAGGTTCCAAATCCCCAGCAGTTCGGCGTTGCTGAGCTCAGCGAGGACGGGAAGACGATAAAAAGGCTCGTCGAGAAGCCCAAGGTGCCGCCGAGCAACCTCGCTCTGGTGGGAATCTACTTCTTCAAGCCCGTCATCCACGAGGCGGTAAGGAACATAAAGCCCTCATGGAGGAACGAATTAGAGATTACGGATGCGATTCAGTGGCTCATTGACAATGGCTACCGTGTCGGCTGGACGAAGGTAACGGGATGGTGGAAGGATACCGGAAAGCCCGGGGACTTGCTCGATGCGAACAGATTAATCCTGGACGACATTCAGACGGAGATACAGGTCGAGACAAAGGCGAGGATCCACGGAAGGGTTGTAATCGAAAAGGGGACGGAGATAGACGAGAAAACTGTCATAAAGGGCCCCGTAGTTATAGGCAAGAATGTCGTGATAAGGAACTCCTACATCGGTCCATACACGAGCATCGGGGACAACGTTGTTATAGAGAACACTGAGGTGGAGGACTCAATAATCCTGCCCGACAGTGAGATAAGGGATGCCGGGAGAATAGTGGAGAGCCTCATCGGAAGGGGGGCTAAGATTTTGAGGGGGAGTTCTCACCCGTCGGGTAGAAAATTCGTATTGGGCGATATGTCTCGGGTACTCTTATAA
- a CDS encoding sulfite exporter TauE/SafE family protein has product MNPLTFVGLGFLVGFLVGLTGVGGGALMTPSLIFLGVEPLTAVGTDLLYATVTRIFGVFFHGRRGGIRYDIALRLFAGSLPAVVLGGIILREIDRGVLNGYLTPLLGIILVISAVLSLLKGEFRIPVRPRWAYVYLLGFIVGLTVQFTSVGAGVIVSFTLMNVARLDPKDVVGVTIVYGLALSASSFLNYAGIGGVDYGLAGTLILGTIPGVYLGTHVNRIADREKLKTAMNVIILLIGLFTLLDV; this is encoded by the coding sequence TTGAATCCGCTGACCTTCGTTGGGCTGGGCTTCCTCGTCGGTTTTCTCGTGGGCCTAACGGGGGTTGGCGGCGGGGCTTTGATGACCCCTTCTCTAATCTTCCTTGGCGTTGAACCGCTAACGGCTGTGGGAACGGACCTGCTCTACGCCACCGTCACGAGGATTTTTGGGGTGTTCTTCCACGGGAGGAGGGGCGGGATAAGGTACGATATAGCGCTTCGCCTTTTCGCGGGCAGCCTTCCTGCTGTAGTTCTCGGCGGGATAATCCTGAGGGAGATTGACAGGGGAGTTCTGAACGGATACCTCACGCCGCTCCTCGGGATCATTCTGGTCATCAGTGCTGTTCTGAGCCTCCTCAAGGGCGAATTCCGCATCCCTGTAAGGCCGAGGTGGGCCTACGTTTACCTTCTCGGCTTTATCGTCGGCCTGACCGTCCAGTTCACGTCAGTTGGGGCTGGGGTTATAGTGAGCTTCACACTGATGAACGTCGCCCGGCTCGATCCGAAGGATGTCGTCGGGGTTACGATAGTCTACGGACTGGCGCTTTCGGCCTCCAGCTTCCTGAACTACGCGGGCATCGGTGGGGTTGATTACGGTCTCGCGGGAACCCTCATCCTGGGGACGATTCCGGGCGTTTACCTCGGCACCCATGTGAACCGGATCGCCGATAGGGAGAAGCTTAAAACTGCCATGAACGTGATAATACTGCTGATCGGCCTGTTCACACTGCTGGATGTGTGA
- the cysC gene encoding adenylyl-sulfate kinase: MNGLKNLEKGFTIWLTGPSGAGKTTLAVKLARKLREMGYRVEILDGDTIRKTLYPELGFSKEAREMHNRVVIHMAKLLSRNGVIAIVSLISPYKAVREYARKEIGNFIEVYVYAPLEVRIQRDPKGLYAKALRGEIKGLTGYDGVYEEPENPEVRVDSSKMTPEEEVEAVITKARELGYLP, encoded by the coding sequence ATGAATGGGCTCAAAAACCTCGAAAAGGGATTTACAATCTGGCTCACGGGGCCGAGCGGGGCCGGAAAGACAACCTTGGCTGTGAAGCTCGCGAGGAAGCTCAGGGAGATGGGCTACCGCGTGGAGATACTCGACGGGGACACGATAAGGAAGACGCTATACCCTGAGCTGGGCTTCTCGAAGGAAGCGAGGGAGATGCACAACAGGGTTGTAATCCACATGGCCAAGCTCCTCAGCAGGAACGGCGTGATAGCGATAGTCTCGCTGATTTCGCCCTACAAAGCGGTCAGGGAGTACGCGAGGAAGGAGATAGGAAACTTCATCGAGGTCTACGTCTACGCCCCGCTTGAGGTCAGGATTCAGCGCGACCCGAAGGGTCTGTACGCCAAGGCCCTGAGGGGCGAGATAAAGGGCCTGACCGGCTACGACGGTGTCTACGAGGAGCCCGAGAACCCCGAGGTGAGGGTGGACAGCTCGAAGATGACGCCGGAAGAAGAGGTCGAGGCGGTAATAACAAAGGCCAGGGAGCTCGGCTACCTGCCGTGA
- a CDS encoding DUF2283 domain-containing protein produces the protein MRISYDPKHDVMYIKFSDAKIVETVEVEEGVLIDYGEEGEIVGIEIINASLRTHSHPLNEITVRIEEATVH, from the coding sequence ATGAGGATATCATACGACCCCAAACACGATGTCATGTACATAAAATTCTCGGACGCAAAGATCGTCGAGACAGTGGAAGTTGAGGAGGGAGTGCTGATAGACTACGGGGAGGAAGGGGAGATAGTGGGCATAGAGATAATCAATGCCTCCCTGAGAACTCACTCGCATCCGTTGAACGAGATAACCGTAAGGATCGAAGAGGCCACTGTCCATTGA